From a region of the Deinococcus aestuarii genome:
- a CDS encoding polysaccharide deacetylase family protein, which yields MRRRGWLGLGALALVGYVGLPSLLVQRLNLGLIREGRQEQRALALTFDDGPDPATTPAVLDALREAGARATFFVIAPRAEAYPELIARTLAEGHEVEPHAARHVHAWVRTPWGAFLEPGRAARRVSAVTGRSARLHRPPHGAYTLATIFGQRAAGVTGAHWTVEGRDWHPESTPESVRSRVGALAHPGAVVVLHDAGPGAPNTVPALPGLLADLRGRGYALVPLGGLDGAAPLGLRGLPRRLLGGLDRRVDRMGGIRHAGGRADNLFRLGSVRFALEGVTLADGTPVPRGTPAAELHLNSPLLVDIGLRRGLRLAPGDFRDLARDLQTRPELRGARVIFGLSTFAPLLALLGFESQPLPSAVLRRLRPWSALVRRAYGTGGPMPEVRLSVVSREAFLERYGEGS from the coding sequence ATGAGGCGCCGGGGCTGGCTGGGCCTGGGCGCCCTCGCCCTGGTGGGGTACGTGGGGCTCCCCTCCCTCCTCGTGCAGCGGCTGAACCTGGGCCTGATCCGCGAGGGACGGCAGGAGCAGCGGGCGCTCGCCCTCACCTTCGACGACGGGCCGGACCCCGCCACGACGCCCGCCGTGCTCGACGCGCTGCGGGAGGCGGGTGCGCGGGCGACCTTCTTCGTGATCGCTCCCCGCGCGGAAGCCTACCCGGAGCTGATCGCCCGGACCCTCGCCGAGGGGCACGAGGTCGAACCCCACGCGGCGCGGCACGTCCACGCCTGGGTGCGGACACCGTGGGGGGCCTTCCTCGAACCCGGGCGGGCGGCGCGGCGCGTGTCCGCCGTGACCGGGCGATCCGCACGGCTGCACCGCCCACCCCACGGCGCGTACACCCTCGCCACCATTTTCGGGCAGCGCGCGGCGGGAGTGACGGGCGCCCACTGGACCGTCGAAGGCCGCGACTGGCACCCCGAGTCCACCCCGGAGAGCGTGCGGAGTCGGGTAGGAGCCCTGGCCCACCCCGGCGCGGTCGTCGTCCTGCACGACGCGGGGCCGGGGGCGCCCAACACGGTGCCTGCCCTGCCCGGCCTCCTCGCCGACCTGCGGGGGCGGGGGTACGCCCTGGTGCCGCTCGGCGGGTTGGACGGGGCCGCGCCGCTGGGCCTCCGGGGCCTGCCCCGCCGTCTGCTGGGGGGCCTCGACCGGCGGGTGGACCGCATGGGGGGGATCCGGCACGCCGGGGGGCGGGCGGACAACCTCTTCCGGCTGGGAAGCGTGCGGTTCGCGCTGGAGGGCGTCACGCTGGCGGATGGCACCCCCGTGCCCCGTGGGACCCCCGCCGCCGAACTCCACCTCAACAGCCCGCTTCTGGTGGATATCGGTCTGCGCCGGGGCCTGCGCCTCGCCCCCGGGGACTTCCGGGACCTCGCCCGCGACCTCCAGACGAGGCCGGAACTCCGGGGCGCGCGGGTGATCTTCGGCCTCAGCACCTTCGCGCCGCTGCTCGCCCTCCTGGGCTTCGAGAGCCAGCCCCTCCCCTCCGCCGTCCTGCGCCGGTTGCGCCCCTGGTCGGCCCTGGTGCGCCGCGCCTACGGGACGGGGGGCCCCATGCCCGAAGTCAGGCTGAGCGTGGTGAGTCGGGAGGCGTTTCTGGAGCGGTACGGGGAAGGGTCGTAG
- a CDS encoding class I SAM-dependent methyltransferase, translating into MNYDDFADLYDHQYDLYRDDLHFYAGVAERVGGPVLEVGAGTGRVTAFLARRGVRVVGLEPSARMIERGRARAAEGGLSLDFVQGDAGSFRLEERFPLVIAPFNSLMHLYTPNDQLAALENLRAHLLPGGAFVFDLYVPRFGEMNTVRHEGETFHAPDGSRTDVFLVQRHDRPHQHITTEYFADRAAPGGGLTRRHYTLTQRYYTRYEVEWLLRHAGFEPPRVSGSFQGGPLEEGSDVMVFQTRREG; encoded by the coding sequence GTGAACTACGACGACTTCGCCGACCTCTACGACCACCAGTACGACCTCTACCGCGACGACCTGCACTTCTACGCGGGGGTCGCCGAGCGCGTCGGCGGGCCGGTGCTGGAGGTGGGGGCCGGGACGGGGCGGGTGACGGCCTTCCTCGCGCGGCGCGGCGTGCGGGTGGTGGGCCTGGAGCCGAGCGCGCGGATGATCGAGCGCGGAAGGGCGCGGGCGGCGGAGGGCGGGCTGAGTCTGGACTTCGTGCAGGGAGACGCGGGCAGCTTCAGGCTGGAGGAACGCTTCCCCCTCGTCATCGCCCCCTTCAATTCGCTGATGCACCTGTACACGCCGAACGACCAGCTCGCGGCGCTGGAGAACCTGCGGGCGCATCTCCTCCCCGGCGGCGCCTTCGTCTTCGACCTGTACGTGCCCCGCTTCGGCGAGATGAACACCGTCCGGCACGAGGGCGAGACCTTCCACGCCCCGGACGGCTCGCGCACCGACGTCTTTCTGGTGCAGCGCCACGACCGGCCCCATCAGCACATCACGACCGAATATTTCGCGGACAGGGCGGCCCCGGGCGGCGGGCTCACACGGCGGCACTACACCCTCACCCAGCGGTACTACACCCGCTACGAGGTCGAGTGGCTGCTCCGACACGCAGGCTTCGAGCCGCCGCGCGTGTCGGGGAGCTTCCAGGGCGGGCCGCTGGAGGAGGGAAGCGACGTGATGGTGTTCCAGACGCGGCGGGAGGGTTAG